DNA from Helicoverpa zea isolate HzStark_Cry1AcR chromosome 5, ilHelZeax1.1, whole genome shotgun sequence:
GCATCGGGCATTGGTCTCGCTCTCTCTCGTATTCTTCCATTTCGACGGCGACGGCTGCGCCTTCCGTGTAATTCCATGACGTCACGTCCTGTTTCAAGTCACAGTATGGACCTAAGGCTTGTGACATAAGTACCctgtaatataaattattatcatgaTTGAGAGCTACCAACAACAAGTTTCAAGGAgcattattatttgttgatAGCAATACTAGAATGTTACATATACTTAAtgaacaacataattatgttcTATCATAATTTTTTAGATACTGATATAACTCCCAGAATTCTAATCGGCCTGAATATGGGCTTTGTTTTATGTATAAGTAACAGAGGTCACACAAAAAGAtaagacaataaaataaacgtaaTAAAACACATACCTATTAAGATCAGCCCGCTGATACACCCAACATCTATACTTAGAGAAGGGATCCAACTCgtcataagtaattaaataagacTTCAGATTCTCTTTCCAGAAACCTATGCATTTCATCCTGTAATCAGGATCACTGTAGATATCAACAGGTCTTCCCAAATAATCTACAGATAAACAATAGTTTTCCTTGATCTGTATAGTTTTCTGGTCTATATCACATACTGAGAAGTCACTTATATTCAGTTTGCAGTACAAGTTTGGTCTCGGACTTAGGGTAACACCTCCCAATATTCTTGTTTCGAATTTTACATCTCCTTTTTGGGTAAAGTTGAATTTTCCAGCCACAGGGCATCGGATTGGAGTGGGGTCCTTCTTCAAGAATATATCATAACGCCATTCTTGTTTGTTTTGGAACTGCACCCATGAACACACTGTGTGGAAGTTGCTTTGAATCATAGCCAAACCCTTTCGGTATCTGGAAAAAATTAcatcataattataaaattgactTTTTAGTATTTACAGGTATCAGTTCTAAGAtgtattaattgatatttacCTAATAACATTATGATGTTGTGGTACAAAATCAAAGCACACATAATCCTTTTGGCAACCATCAACTGTAAGACGAGCCATCATCACTCGACTGTCACGCTGCTCTCTGCAAAGAAAAAATTAATTGTGTTAATATTATACAGGATAGAATAATTTGTTTTAGGTCAAAATCTGTGAGGATTAGATAAGAATAATAAATCACCTGCAAACATAAATAGTTCTCCTAAATCGTCCCTCATCAGGATAATAAGTCTCTATGATATGTGTCTCATTGATAAATACATCTGCATCTATATTGGCTGTGTTAATCCAGTCTCCTGAGAAGTTCTGTGGCAATCGACAACCTGGTTCTACTACTTCAGCCTGCAGAaagtaaaacataaattaaatatgacatcactaataaattaatgactttatattattaatgtaaatatgtataacaaTAGATTTTGTTATATGTACCTTGACCGCAGTAACTCGGTACCTCTCTGGAGACTTCTCAACAGTCTTCAAAGTGTTACATTCAGGTGTAATTGAGGCACCAATATAAAGATCATCATCTCTGTTTTTAAGGAAACAGCGATACCTTTCGTCTTTACGAGATTCTTTCGTATTTGCGACCGCAAAGAAGTGATTCTTGTTTACAAACCAATGgcctgaaatattatttatattttagtgttttgaaatgttcttttttttatcttctaatgaataataatgtaattatagTAATCTTTAGTTCatttatcattttgttttttaactctaatattatataagtaataatatCATATGATAACATATGacgtcaaaaaaataattatgttattcaaAGTTTTATCTGTAATTAGTACTTATATTCTAATTACAGATATAACTTtatcaaaaatactttttttaactaTTCTTTACTTACCTAAACAGCTATATTCCACAACACCATCAAATGTATTGGACATTCCAGCACATTTCCTGTATGTTATGTTAAATTTCTGGTTGGTGATCAAGAACTGAGTACCAGCAGTTTGACAAGACTTGATCTGAGCATCAGGGTGGTTACATTCACCGGTGAACCGGAAACGATTCTGATAAGCAAACTGCCAGACACCTTCCAGAGATGAGCGACAATTGACCTGAAATTCAATACTTTGGGTTAAACttagtttaatttatatttatttactcaaataAATAGTGAACAAGTCTTTGAatgaatttttttaattacttacaaaaatatctgtaaaaataaataaaaagtggcAGTAGTGGTCATTATTCCAATCCTAATAGGATtctcttttattaaaaaaattataagactTACAATTTCTATTACAAAATCTATCTATAAGAAATCTTATATGAAACTTACAGGCACATAGTTCTCAGAGAACAAAGTGATCAGACCCTGCTGATCAGGGTTAAGGCCCCTGCATACTCTTTCCACAGTAGGTTCTTCATCAGGACCCAAGTTCACACAAGGAGACTCAATCTTCTCCAGTACGTTCACAGTCCTTACGATCAGCTTGACACAGTAATAGCATTTTGTGTAAGAAAACACCATTGTGTAGTTCACCCGGTACTCAGCTTTTATGTTAACACAAACACCCCTGGAAGAAATGgtgttttcttaaaaaacaatGGTAAGTATTGGACTCaccattgtttttttatgatagtAAACATTAGGACAATACTTGTGtgtactaaaaaataataacagacaAATATTGTTGTTCCGCATTCGCCGGGTAATGTAACCCATGTGATGTGTTTGCTACTGGTGTAATAATTAGTtacaaaatgaattaattagTCATAGAAGTCCCATAAGTAATATATTACCTCCCAGTCATTTCGCTGGCGTTAATATCGGTTATAGTTTGTTTCCCATTTTCGAAGGAAAACCACGTATTTCTCAGTACTAAAGGTATCATACATTCTGCAACTACACCTGCGACTgaaacaatacaataaattcGTTAGGGCGTTACCTCAAACGAACCAAACCAGTTCAAAATAATTCCAAATAACTTACTGCCAAGTGAGAGAATAGCTATCACAGCGATTATGACTGAACTGCGAGCCATGTTTATGTTAGTATTTTGTAAATGAATACATTTAAAACGAATAAATGAAGGCGAACTCTAATATCAACAGTCGCACCGAAAGAAACCAAACTTTTTGAGTGACTGACAAGTTGACAAGACGAGACGAGAGAAAGACAGATAGACATATACCAGAGACTAGTATTCCAAAGACAACAAAACTCTTGCCGTCTCACCGGTCTCCCGCGCGCTTAGAGAGTACATCACGGAATACTTATGGGAGTTTATAGAGGGATTATGCATATGGGGAAAGGACCTACATAAAAAGACGAAATAGTGTGAGACACCTTACAAATCTACTCCGACTAACAATTAgggcttttgtttttaaacatgtTCGTTCGTACTCCCTCGATAGAAACGTCGAGTGGCGATATGCTCTGTGGTCGTGACCAGATgatgtcaatgtcaataaaTTGACATCGTTGTTCGGCAATCGGCAGTGGTGGTGTTTTGGGTCTCAAATTCTAACAACAAAGTACATTTCCTCGCATATTTCTTCAATCAGTGCAGTAAGTTAtttagtttataataaattgaTCCATAATTGTGAAATTATGAACAGTGAGGTGcctaaataagttaataatcgTCCGGAATAAtgattaatttttgaaaaaaaaatctttcaggcATGGGTCGCCGTAAGTCTAAACGAAAGCCTCCTCCAAAAAGAAAAGCGATTGAACCACTAGATCAGCAGTTCAACTGCCCGTTTTGTAACCACGAAAAGTCCTGTGAAgtgaaaatgtatgtatttgacCGATGACAAATTGCTTACGTATTTTGAGAACCACTGATTGAAACGTGTATATTTTTTCCAGGGATCGGGCTCGGAATACGGCACGGATACAATGTCGAGTTTGTTTAGAAGACTTTCAGACGACAACAAATGTGTTATCGGAGCCTATAGACGTTTATAACGATTGGGTAGATGCATGCGAAAGCGCCAACTAGTTTTATGACATTGGTTACtttaagttataataataatctcgCAATGTTTAAGTCTGCTGTAGAAGCATTTTCAAGCTTAAGTTCGTAATTATATGTGATAATATGTATCAATGTCTTATTACTATTATTGACTATTTACTGGTGATATTTATACCTTGTGACGAGCAACATATGAAGTGTTTTGTAATGATGTGTCAAAAACGATATGGAAAATAAACACTGAAAGAACATCTTGTTTGtcaatcattttatttaccAACAATAAAGCTTACAGGATTATGTGACACAGCCACTGTAAACAATGTTCCTATTGCAGTTAAAACAGAATATTTTATCATCTTATGAATGATTTAGATTAGATTTATATGATTTCATCTAGGATTATAACCAAACATTTTATTACTCAGTACCaaataaccttttttgtttACAATACAACAATTACCATTTTATTGCTCAAAAAGAAATacataacataaattattttatcttacaGAAAAAGTTTAGATTACTTTCTGTCACATGATTGTGGGGACTGTCTAGTTTCTTATGTAGTAACACCAATACTTATTAAATGCAGTATAATTTTCTGGAACATTCAGTCCAGGAGCTTTGTCCCATATAC
Protein-coding regions in this window:
- the LOC124630228 gene encoding transcription elongation factor 1 homolog, giving the protein MGRRKSKRKPPPKRKAIEPLDQQFNCPFCNHEKSCEVKMDRARNTARIQCRVCLEDFQTTTNVLSEPIDVYNDWVDACESAN
- the LOC124630227 gene encoding uncharacterized protein LOC124630227 → MARSSVIIAVIAILSLGIAGVVAECMIPLVLRNTWFSFENGKQTITDINASEMTGRGVCVNIKAEYRVNYTMVFSYTKCYYCVKLIVRTVNVLEKIESPCVNLGPDEEPTVERVCRGLNPDQQGLITLFSENYVPVNCRSSLEGVWQFAYQNRFRFTGECNHPDAQIKSCQTAGTQFLITNQKFNITYRKCAGMSNTFDGVVEYSCLGHWFVNKNHFFAVANTKESRKDERYRCFLKNRDDDLYIGASITPECNTLKTVEKSPERYRVTAVKAEVVEPGCRLPQNFSGDWINTANIDADVFINETHIIETYYPDEGRFRRTIYVCREQRDSRVMMARLTVDGCQKDYVCFDFVPQHHNVIRYRKGLAMIQSNFHTVCSWVQFQNKQEWRYDIFLKKDPTPIRCPVAGKFNFTQKGDVKFETRILGGVTLSPRPNLYCKLNISDFSVCDIDQKTIQIKENYCLSVDYLGRPVDIYSDPDYRMKCIGFWKENLKSYLITYDELDPFSKYRCWVYQRADLNRVLMSQALGPYCDLKQDVTSWNYTEGAAVAVEMEEYERERDQCPMHFDDGSDPWSTKENYVKVFSFSFWGNNSAQAMAVNTVVVILAAFVTLLQ